The Brassica napus cultivar Da-Ae chromosome C7, Da-Ae, whole genome shotgun sequence genomic interval GaaagtcaaaattttaaataaacagAAGACAGAACCAGAAGACATCATCTTAACATAAAACATCATAAAAGTACAATTCTATGAAATAGAGAAGCTTGGCCCTTGAGCAGAAAAGGTGGAACACACATGAGGAGAAAAGCCAAGATCGAGAGAGGAGCGCTAAGAAAATCTGACGAATTTACACGAGACGGAAGGGgggaacactacaagaaaacagggatTTCCCTACTGAATTTAGTGACTACAGCTGCAGTCGCTAAATATACTAACCGAATACCTACTATTTAGCTACTGATTTGCGACCAATACAAATCCGTTACTAGTTGGTCGCTAATTTACGACTACTAAATTTAGTCCTTATTCAGTCGCTACTTTACGACTATTTAGCTACTTATACTAGGTCGCTATATTTTTGTCGGCCATTAGTCGCAAAATACCGTTACAAAACACGTGGAAATCGTTACTGAGTTTAGTATACCGGTTTTTGACGAGTGATTGTAGTTGTCGCCAAATCAGTAGCAAAAGAGTGGCAAAATAGTAGCAAAAGAGTGGAAAAATAGTAGCAAAACAGTCggtaaatattctatatatagATGAAAACTGACACATTTCTTATCTCATCACCCGTGTAATAAGAATCATATCCTTAAAAAaattcgagaaaaaaaaaatcgtgaacAACAATGACGAGCAATTATAACaagtatataaattttcgtgcTTGGATGtacaagaggattgatgaagaaACGGGGAATTTCTCGAGAGAGTTTGTCGCGGGGGTAGAAGAATTCATGACGTTTGCAAATAGTCAGGAATTAAAGCAGAGCAATGGTGGTAAGTTCTTTTGCCCTTGTAGTATTTGCAGAAACGAAAAATTTCTCTCGGGGCAAAAAATCttgaaacatatatatagtagagGATTTATGGAAGATTATTATGTTTGGTACAACCATGGAGAAGAAATCGACATGGGATTAGGAACGAGTTATGTTGATCCGACGCATTTAAGTGGTAGTGAAGAAGTTGGTAATTTAGTAGAAGATAGATATGTGGAAATGGTGAATGATGCATTTCGTGATAATTTGAATTATGATAATTATCAACAGGATGATAGTTATCAAAATGTTGTAGATCCGGTTTCGAACCATTCAAAAAAATTCTACGATTTGTTAGAAGGAGCAAAAAATCCTTTGTATGATGGTTGTCACGAAGGTCACTCGCAGTTATCCTTAGCTGCTCGAGTTTTACAAAATAAGACAGATTATAATATGAGTGAAAAATGTGTGGATTCGGTATGCCAAATGTTATCAGACTATTTACCACCTGGAAACCAATCAACCGCTTCACATTACGAGACAGAAAGGTTGATGCGCAATTTGGGCCTCCCCTACAACACAATTGATGTATGTGTTAACAATTGTATGATCTtctggaaagaagatgaaagatggGATAAATGTCGATTTTGTGATGCACCAAGATGGAAGCCTAGAAATGAACGGCGTAGGACAAAAGTACCATATAGTCGTATGTGGTATCTACCTATTGCTGACAGATTGAAGAGAATGTACCAGAGCAAGAAGACTGCAtcagcaatgagatggcatgcagagcaccAAGCAAAGGAGGGTGAAATGTGTCATCCGTCAGATGCGGCGGAGTGGAAATACTTTCAAGATCAACATCCCCGTTTTGCAGAAGAACCTCGTAATGTTTATCTTGGCTTATGTACGGATGGCTTCaatccatttggaatgtctaaTAATCATTCGTTGTGGCCAGTGATCTTGACTCCATATAATCTACCCCCTGGTATGTGCATGAAGACAGAGTACTTGTTTCTCACAATTTTGAATTCTGGACCGAATCACCCGCGAGCTAGTCTAGATATTTTCCTCAAACCTTTGATTGAGGAGTTAAAAGAGTTATGGTCTACTGGAGTTGAAGCATATGATGTCTCCTTGAATCAAAATTTCAATCTTAGAGCAGTGCTTCTGTGGACGATAAGCGACTTTCCGGCATATGGCATGCTATCAGGATGGACGACCCATGGGAAGTTGTCTTGTCCAATTTGCATGGAAGATTGTAAGGCTTTTTATCTTACTAATGGAAGGAAGAcctgttggtttgattgtca includes:
- the LOC106417793 gene encoding uncharacterized protein LOC106417793 gives rise to the protein MTSNYNKYINFRAWMYKRIDEETGNFSREFVAGVEEFMTFANSQELKQSNGGKFFCPCSICRNEKFLSGQKILKHIYSRGFMEDYYVWYNHGEEIDMGLGTSYVDPTHLSGSEEVGNLVEDRYVEMVNDAFRDNLNYDNYQQDDSYQNVVDPVSNHSKKFYDLLEGAKNPLYDGCHEGHSQLSLAARVLQNKTDYNMSEKCVDSVCQMLSDYLPPGNQSTASHYETERLMRNLGLPYNTIDVCVNNCMIFWKEDERWDKCRFCDAPRWKPRNERRRTKVPYSRMWYLPIADRLKRMYQSKKTASAMRWHAEHQAKEGEMCHPSDAAEWKYFQDQHPRFAEEPRNVYLGLCTDGFNPFGMSNNHSLWPVILTPYNLPPGMCMKTEYLFLTILNSGPNHPRASLDIFLKPLIEELKELWSTGVEAYDVSLNQNFNLRAVLLWTISDFPAYGMLSGWTTHGKLSCPICMEDCKAFYLTNGRKTCWFDCHRRLLPDNHPLRKNKKDFLKGKQALNDFPPESLTGEQVYSEQLNGVNPPKTSKCGGNGHDKKKPGYGKHHNWHKESIFWELPYWRDLNLRHNLDVMHIGKNFFDNIMNTLMNVKGKSKDTIKSRLDIALFCDREHLHVDSNGQAPFPPYTLDKNARTSLLECVKHSVKFPDGYASDLARCVDLENGKFSGMKSHDCHVFMERLLPFIFAELLDQNVHLALSGVGSIVEAYINQEIAFFSEHYFADNIQTKSRFTRFDEGEVPVYHVGGVPDIFTHPFERGTRRSNGGIVDVLSSRKYYKYDPFILASQAEQVCYIPYPYVKKPKQLWLNVLKVNPRRLIVAGEYEDVASITLQQENDDAVLMTTVEDLQFEHLVHARKEPINLDFEVADGEPNDEFRCNLSSSDDDV